The proteins below are encoded in one region of Lactuca sativa cultivar Salinas chromosome 3, Lsat_Salinas_v11, whole genome shotgun sequence:
- the LOC111918460 gene encoding NDR1/HIN1-like protein 1 produces MSRKDGCGHHQADERRKHYRQLIGTLISVIFIILFVILLIYLILRPTKPHFTLQDLTLYAFNISAAATTTLTSNLQITVSSRNPNARIGIYYDKIDVYATYRSQQITLATLIPPSYQGHKDITVWSPYLYGTDVPVAPYLAMSLAQDESAGTVLVNVKAAGRVRWKVGTFVSGGYRLNVNCPAYITFGNRNSGYAVGAAVKYQLVEGCTVDV; encoded by the coding sequence ATGAGCCGGAAAGACGGTTGTGGCCATCACCAAGCAGATGAACGCCGGAAACACTACCGCCAATTAATTGGAACCCTTATCTCAGTCATTTTCATTATTCTCTTCGTAATCCTCCTCATATACCTCATCCTCCGCCCCACAAAACCTCACTTCACCCTCCAAGACCTCACCCTCTACGCCTTCAACATCTccgccgccgccaccaccaccctcACCTCCAACCTCCAAATCACCGTCTCCTCCCGTAACCCAAACGCTCGCATCGGAATCTACTATGACAAGATTGACGTGTACGCCACCTACCGGAGCCAACAGATCACACTAGCAACGCTAATCCCGCCGTCGTACCAAGGCCACAAGGACATCACTGTTTGGTCGCCGTACCTCTATGGAACGGATGTTCCGGTGGCGCCATACCTCGCCATGTCTTTGGCTCAAGATGAGTCCGCCGGAACTGTGTTGGTTAACGTTAAAGCTGCCGGAAGAGTGAGGTGGAAAGTCGGAACTTTTGTTTCCGGTGGGTACCGATTGAATGTGAATTGTCCAGCGTATATAACGTTTGGGAACAGGAACAGTGGTTATGCCGTTGGTGCTGCCGTTAAGTATCAGTTGGTTGAAGGGTGTACAGTAGATGTTTAA